In the genome of Daucus carota subsp. sativus chromosome 9, DH1 v3.0, whole genome shotgun sequence, the window GCGGAAAAGGCCGTGGCGACAATGATTCCCCGCTCCAAACGGCCCAGGAAGGATGGAAACCCTGAGGTCGTGGAGAAGATTCCGGCTTTCTTAAGCCCACGGCCCACTGCCATAGACGAGGATTCAAATCCTTACGTGGTCCAGTGGGGCCTTCTTAATAAAGATACTGTGGTTGGTGATTCTCGGGCCGCCACAGAGTGGTCCAAGAACGTGGTCACTCCGCGGGATAGGGCCCATGTGGTCGAGTCTTCGGAGGACCTCCAGATCGAAATGCTGGGGGCCCAAGCTGTGGCCACCGTAAGTTTTCGAGGCTTTTACTTAGCGATTTTTTCTTcgttctttattatttttaaacttaaGGTCCTTCTTTTAATAGTTCCTTTGGTTGTGCAGGTTAACACCTATCTGCAAGCCGCTGTTCATAACTTGAAGGCGGTGAGGGCGGAGAAAGCGATCGCGGAACGCGACGGCGATCGCTACTTCGATTCCTCGACTGCTAATTTTGAGCAGTTTAGAAGGGTGGAGGCCGAACTGGTGGCCGAACAAGAGAAGGTCCGCACTTTGGAGGCGGAGTTGGTACGGACGCGCGCAGAGGCGATCGAGGACTACAAAAAGTCCAAAGAATTTGACGATCTTTTGACGGCGGAGTACGACGCCAGCTTCCCGGAGACTTTTACTCTGTGTTGGGAGTCGATTATCGAGGAGTTAAGCTCCAAGATAGAAGGGGTTTCGCTAGAGAAGTTCCCCGTTCCTCCTATTCCGGGGAAGGCTCCCGCTTCAACGGTCGACCTCGAGGAGGAGGTGCTCGGGGACTCTCACCCCCTCGACTCCCAGGATGGAATCCCCCAGGATGAAGTCCACTCCCCGATGGCTGAGGACGCGGCGAAGGAACCTGAGAAAGTGGGGGAGGTTCCAGAAAAGGTGGCGAATGCCAAAGAAGGGGATGATGTCTTCGATGACGATCTGCCTTAGTTAATTTTATGCCCTGCGTGGCTCATCTTTTGTAATTATTAAGTCCTGGAATTGCACCCTTCGGGGTTAacttttaacttatttatttaagttcTCTTTTGCTTCACGCTTTACTTTTTTTGTATATCGCGCATTCAACATTCTTTACTTCGAATATTTTTTGGATTAACTTTCGTAGGATTTCAGTTAATTCAAATCTCAGAGTAATCCTCGGGATTTTCATCTTTAATCTATGAACCAGAGCAACTCTTACTTAGAATTTTCAAACTCTGAAACTAGTTACTTCACGTCCAACCTTAGGACTTTTATCTTTAAACCTGTAAGTTCGATTAGAACCTGTGAACTTTTTATCAACGAAAGTACAAGTAAAAATGACTTGGATAAACAAACTGCATAATCCTCAGGACTTTATTATCATagtaaaagaaataactatCTTTGGAGATCAACTATGtggcagtggtcaacatgaccttattttCGTGGTAACTATTAGTATCTACTATCATAGGATAtgtattaaacataatatatctttaagttggtCGCGTGCCAACTTCTTGGGACTTCGATTCCTTCAAGGGTTTGAagcttgtatgagccatggcccGTAACAGCCTTAATTTGatatgggccttcccaatttggagccatcttgcctttgggacctACTCCAGAAGcttcaatttttctaagtaccagatctccttcccggaagtatcgctccttaacccgtaggttatagtaataAGAAGCCcgtttctggttttccacaatcttagcatgagcttGGTCACGAATTTCATCAATCATATCTAGtgcaagtctcataccttcttcGTTAGCTTCTGGCCCATATTGCTGGACCCTAGAGGAAGTGTGAGTGATTTCCAGTGGCACCACTGCCTCGGCTCCATAAGCCAGCTGAAAGGGGGTTACCCCAGTTGAAACTTTACAAgttgttcgatacgcccatagtataggAAGTATCTCATCGGCCCATGACCCCTGGGCTTTCTCAGctcttttcttcagtccatcGAGGATTATTCTATTagccacctcagcttgtccattagcttgaggatAGGCAACTGAGGTGAAGCGTAGTTCTATCGAGTAATCTTCGCAATAACTCTTAAACTCAGCATTGttgaactgagtcccattgtcCGTAACCATGATTCGTGGTATTCCATACCTGCAGATGATGTTCTCCCATACAAACTGAGCAACCtgtttggtggttatcttggccaggggtttggcctcaatccacttagtAAAATAATCAATTGCTACCAACAAAAATTTCCTTTGCGCACTAGCGAGTGGAAATGGTCCGAGTATGTCCATTCCCCACATTGCGAACGGGATGGGGGTGTTGATGGATGTCAACATCTCCGGGGGTTGCCGTACTATAGGCGCGAACCTTTGGCAGcgatcacaccttttcacataATCTTGGGCATGTTTAAGCATATCTGGCCAATAAAACCCAAGGCGGGTTACTTTATGAGCCAATGCTCTTCCACCgaggtgttggccacatacaCCTTCATGAACTTCCCTGAGGGCTTCTCGAGCTtcatccggcctcaaacatctcAAATAAGGGATCACAAACGATTTTCTATATAGGATTCCCTCAATGAGCACATACTTGAGGGCCCTTACTTGCAACTTCCGTGCTTCATCAACATTCGGGGGTAAGTGTCCCTTTTCCAGGTATaacttaatctcatccatccaTGTTGCCCCTGTATCAATGGGAGCCACTAATTTTGCTTCGATGCTCGGGGTTCTcaaaacctgataataaacgctTCCTGAACATACCTCGTCATCAGAGGATGCGAATTGAGACAAGGCATCAGCCTTAGTGTTTTCCTCCCTCGGCACATATTCTACTAGACATTCTTCAAATTGTGCCATCTGGGTCTTCACAATCCTCAGATACTTTGTCATAGCTTCCTCACGAGCTTCgaactcaccattcacttggaagaccACGAGCTTTGAGTCGCCACAGACTTTCAAGTTTtttaccctcaaggttctaGCTAAACCAAGTCCAGCTACTaatgcttcatactctgcttcgTTATTTGTGGTTGGAAAGTCCagcttaatagcatattccactgtaaagccatcagggctttggagcacaagtctTGCACCACTACCTCttgtttttgaagccccgtcaaaaaatagtagccaatattctttaggtttttcttccttagtaggttcttctaccttgtctccttgccccccgacttcctggttgctaatggtgcattcaaccaggaagtcagctaaggcctgagctttaatcgccgttcgaggCTTGTATCGGATGtcaaattctccaagctcaattgcccacttgatcaatcttccactagccttagggctatgtatgacatttcggagaggttggtctgtcaggacttctatcttatgagactgaaagtaaggtctcaacttcctcgaTGCTGTAATCATGGCCAAGGCAAACTTTtcgatcactgagtaattgagctccgctccatgcagaaccttgctcacGTAGTATACCGGTTTTTGAACCTTGAACTCCTCTCGGACTAATACAGCACTCAATGCTTGTTCTGAAACAGCTAGGTATACATACAAGGTTTCACCATCAATGGGTTTCGATAGAAGAGGTGGCTCTGCCATGTACTTCTTCAGTTACTCAAAAGCTACCTGGCTCTCTTCAGTCCACTCGAAATCTTTAACTTTTTTCAAGGCTTTGAAGAAAGGTAAGCATTTGTCTCCCGACTTGGATACAAATCTTCCTAAGGCCGCAATCCTTCCTGTCAGCTTCTGTACATCCCTTATACTCTTGGGAGGTTCCATGTCAAGGATAGCTTTTATTTTGTCAGGGTTGGCCTCGATACCACGTTTGGAGACCATTAGACCAAGAAACTTCCCGGAACCaaccccaaaggcacacttggccgggtttaacatcatcttatgcgtcctcaggacttcaaaggcctctctaaggtgttcaaggtgatccgctttgttcaagcttttcaccaacatatcgtctacatatacctccatagtctttccaatcagatgtttaaacatcttgttcgcaaggcgttggtatgttgctcctgcattcttaagtccaaaggccataaccaaataacaaaatacaccaaagtcagtggtaaacgataccttgggtacatcgtccttgtccatccggatctgattatatccgctgaagccatccatgaaACTCAGCATCTCATGGCCAGCAGTGGCATCTATCAGTGTATCAATCCTTGGAAGAGGAAAACAATCCTTCGGGCAAGCGTCATTTAGGTCAGTGAAGTccacacacatcctccacttcccattagctttcttgaccataacagggttggccaaccattctggaaattgtatctcttcgataaaacccgcttccaacaacttatcgacctcctgtttaatggcttcttgcctttcaggggcgaagttccttttcttctgcttaATAGGTTTCCTCTCGGGgtttacattcaacttatgGGTCATGAATGAGGGATCGATACCTGGCATATCAGCTGCTGTCCAAGCAAAAACATCTCGATtgttcctcaagaacctcaTTAGTTCTTGCCTCAAGCCTTCCGGAAGTAAGGCTCCAATATAAGTAACCTTTTCGGGTTCCTCAGTATATAATGGGACTGGAATCAAGTCTTCGGCGGGCTTGCCTCTTCTTTCTTCCTCTTCTCGGATGTTAGATCCTCTATGGGTAGTACTTGCCCCCCGGTTCCGCCAGACCTTAGTGCCTCaatataacagcttcgggccattttctgatctcctaattcttctccaattccgttcctagttgggaatttaatcttcatgtggtaagtggacgggattgccttaaaagcgtgtatcccagtccttccaaggatggcattataggtaGACGAGGCTTTGACaaccaagaaatttatcataCATGTGGCTTGCCTaggttcggtacccatagttacaggtagttggatcatgccttcaatcttggtttccacattgttgaagccatatataggcatatccgaggGTGTCAGTTGAGTATCGGAgtatcccatcttttcataggcatcatagaacaaaatatccaccgaggctccattatcaatatgcactctctttacggacgagtttccaatcactggtGTAATTACTAAGGGGTCATCATGGGGGAATTTTACCTTCTCAAGGTCGACGTTATCGAATGCCATTGCATAgtcaatttttgcccgctttgggggttctccaactatactCATTACTTCCCTTGCATAAGCCTTCCTCGAGTTACTGGAAGTACCAGCGGCTGTAGGCCCTCCGGAGATCACATTAAtaacaggccctcgaggctgagCTCTCTTGTCatcgttgtctcttccacgATTATCATTGTCTCGATGATTCTTGTCTCCATCTTTGGTAAATTTGGATAACTTtcctcttcggatcaagaactcaatctcatccttcaactgccggcaatcatcggtcttatgtcctgtgtctttgtggaatcgacaatataaatctttgttacgtttctccggatcggtccttataggcttcggccatctaacactttcatccttctcaatttccaacaggatttgactcctcggggcgtTAAGCCTGGCATACTCAGTAAACCTCGGCCCCACCTTCTTTTTAGCAGGCGGTTTTTCCTCATCTTCCTTCCGGGAGTACTTATTCTCAGCATTATACTCCGTGTCATTCCCACGTTTTTTGAAGTTGGTATTCGGTCCCTGattgttctgggattttctcaaactttcccctgcctttatatactttccggctctctcttgcaaatcgttcatattgtccggagccctcttggctagagatCGGCGAAAATTTTCATCAGTGGTgccttgttggagtgcaatcatggctaccttctgatctagatctgggaccttcaaggcttctttggtaaaacgattcatatactctCGGAGCGATTCGTTCTTaccttgatgcaaattcattagaaaggcagagctcttagcatgtgttttgcttccaacaaattgccctatgaaagccctgctcaagtcagcaaaacaagagatagaattagggggtaggcgactataccaatgttgggccattccactcaaggtttggggaaaagcgcggcacttgattgcttcagtgacgggctggagtaacagagcgttcatgaaggttcgaacatgattagcgggatcacccgtgccatcgtaagctttaatggttgggagcttgaattttcgggaaatccttgcacccatgatttcttgcgtaaaagggggaaccgggttatcaggatcgcctgctggtaacaagtgaatttgattcatcacggtttgacgagggttttcatccctagattctgggggttgcatccttgcctggtctctttttaaccgtgcgatttcctcttcataggcccggatcctttcctcataagttattggcccccggggctcattagtttcttgcctatggcggcgtcgacggtgtcgatcagcatctctcctccttcgagggggtgtatcatgctcctgctccgattcggaagagtcgtagtcagttacatgcacatagtcatctcttgtgcctccacgggtggttgtagtgaccgttgagtaatgtgtgccggcgtcggtgacggttgcaattactcgagtcagagcgggcagcgagccaaaagtcaggggagtagtagtttgagcaatggtcgtaccaagcgggagggaggtagttacaggggttgattcagtcgagaccccggtggtggttcgactgcgtggaacatggatttctaaacgtggtccggttgggttcgtcatggttgttgttggtttcccacagacggcgccaaatgttatagaactaaaaacgggggtgagcgattcgtgcttcggactggtctcggtgcgagatgcctacgtatcttctgtgtgaagaagaatcaagtccaaaacgtagttctagttatgaggggtagagccttGATATAGGCGCTTCAGAGTCAGAAGTCggatggaagtatgattccaTGTATCAGACTTTCTATCGAAGTAGGTTTCGAAGCAAGAGATAGGATAGAGCTCTTATCCTCTTGTTGTTGATgtttatccgaacttctgaatatttatctgctagaatcagatgtattatagaatttggacttgtaactggacctctgactgggcctctattaattaattacgaaattaattaatatttaagagcctcaggccctatttaactgggctttagtgttcttgggctttcaatatctaataataattaaatattacttctgacccatatcaaTGTCTatgacaaaaatatttataattttttgttatgaatttttttaaaatgtgttTGTCATTATTTATGTTTAAGATTAACTAACTATAAGATACGATATCTACTTTAAATCAAATATGCTTaacatatattcaaaattgacaaaaataataaaattcttgaTTTAAGTAGCAAAACAGAAATATCACAATTTGTGCTACATGGGAGAACTCAAATAaagatattaaattttcaatattatttaaCTCATGCTAATGTCAAATAAAGATTTAAATAatgttgaaatttgaaaatctTTATAGTAGTTCTTCCGTATGGTAAAAATTGTTGACATTTCTGTTTTGGTACTTAAAtcaagaattttattatttttgttaattacgaatatatgttaaatatattattattcaaagtGGATATAATGTCATATACTTAGttaattttaaacataaataATGACAAaccacattttaaaaaattataaaaaaaaattgtcacgAACATTATTTAGGATACGCacccaaaaaaaaattagcgtGCATAATTCTTTTTGAAAAATGTTTAACATAAAAAGTACTCTAACATTATttgatatgaaattttaaaattatttttaaatacaagtACAATTCATTTTACActagattttttaatttttaaatttaagtgACTTCTTACTTATTAATTTAACGTAAACtaagtaatataaaatgattcgaattttataaatttttataacaaaataaataaataaaaataagttttaggAAAAAATTGATGACAAACAAAATGAGAGAGTAGATAGTGAAtggatattaaaaaataatatgagtgAGATTAAAAACTCACAATAAAATGTAGTAAGAAAAAGAGAAATTAATAATTAGATAAATTTTGGAAAGCAGGAAAAAGAGGTTCATTAATAAGGaacaaagaaataaaaatgaaatataagaGGAGAGATTAGTTTAGTTCATAAATAaggaacaaaaaaataaaaatgaaatataagaGGAGAGATTGGTTCAGTGGCATACAAATTTTACACATCAGTCAGACCTTTGATGAGGAGACTAGGTTAGTGGCCTTGGTTGCTAGTACAAAGTAGCAAAGAGGAGTGTCCCTAGACTAACAAGCATTAGGTGCAATTTCTTCAACGGTTTTACTTATATTGCTTAAACCGCAAAGAAATACAGTTTCTAGTTTTGGTTTCTGGAAACTGCAAAGTTATGTTTTCTTCAAGACAATTCGTAGCATGGTCTGAATTACATTGCATCAAAATTCAA includes:
- the LOC135149661 gene encoding uncharacterized protein LOC135149661, whose amino-acid sequence is MNRFTKEALKVPDLDQKVAMIALQQGTTDENFRRSLAKRAPDNMNDLQERAGKYIKAGESLRKSQNNQGPNTNFKKRGNDTEYNAENKYSRKEDEEKPPAKKKVGPRFTEYARLNAPRSQILLEIEKDESLKDEIEFLIRRGKLSKFTKDGDKNHRDNDNRGRDNDDKRAQPRGPVINVISGGPTAAGTSSNSRKAYAREVMSIVGEPPKRAKIDYAMAFDNVDLEKVKFPHDDPLVITPVIGNSSVKRVHIDNGASVDILFYDAYEKMGYSDTQLTPSDMPIYGFNNVETKIEGMIQLPVTMGTEPRQATCMINFLVVKASSTYNAILGRTGIHAFKAIPSTYHMKIKFPTRNGIGEELGDQKMARSCYIEALRSGGTGGQVLPIEDLTSEKRKKEEASPPKT